A stretch of the Arachis stenosperma cultivar V10309 chromosome 6, arast.V10309.gnm1.PFL2, whole genome shotgun sequence genome encodes the following:
- the LOC130935889 gene encoding uncharacterized protein LOC130935889, whose product MEIGKKGDRVQSSPPRRYSVVVAPHHHRRREPRGEREMRMRERERERGSCCHLHRREGVAVSFAPNSSRTVSVHEAAKSCRVACTAASCPRIYRQSIEGEDARGSDGRGSIVDVRSVAAMPFPTADPSLLMEIPSPSCCITAAAIGFAGRGARTGVREQVGCRHGCHCRRRKKPRRCSVPYFSLSTG is encoded by the exons ATGGAGATCGGGAAGAAGGGGGACCGCGTGCAGTCGTCACCGCCGCGCCGCTACTCTGTTGTCGTCGCACCGCACCACCATCGCAGGAGAGAAccgaggggagagagagagatgcgtatgagagagagagagagagagagagggagctGCTGTCATCTACACCGTCGCGAGGGAGTAGCCGTCAGCTTCGCGCCGAACTCCTCACGAACTGTTAGCGTTCATGAAGCCGCCAAGAGCTGTCGCGTTGCTTGCACCGCCGCATCTTGCCCGCGTATCTATCGCCAATCGATCGAGGGAGAGGACGCGCGAGGAAGTGATGGACGTGGCAGTATTGTCGACGTCAGATCCGTCGCCGCCATGCCTTTCCCCACCGCCGATCCATCTTTGCTGATGGAGATCCCGTCGCCGAGCTGCTGTATAACCGCTGCCGCCATTGGGTTTGCTGGGAGAGGAGCGCGAACGGGAGTGAGAGAACAGGTAGGTTGCCGTCACGGGTGTCACTGCCGGAGGAGGAAGAAGCCTCGCCGCTGCTCTGTTCCTTATTTTTCTCTGAGTACA GGTTGA
- the LOC130933834 gene encoding uncharacterized protein LOC130933834, with protein MADVPPPTPSELLRMVTELQQANQQMAEENRRMQEQIAQLVTDRLAHNDDLHNREENHERRSVPTHVSETPQQEEEEAHRTERSQPEAEEEERDNSAGPFTPEIMNFQLPRQFTLPTTLTPYDGLGDPKQHIKKFRSIMIVNGASDPILCRCFPSFLDGPALDWFCSLPADSISRFQELAKQFEDHFAASAIYLHDSDYLTTIKQGPQESLKDYITRFTKVAMRIPDLHPEVHLHAIKSGLRPGKFQETIAVSKPKTLAEFREKAKGQIDVEELRQARKTEKSTAVKDDDKPRDSKKAFKPVPRYESYTQFNTKRDDIIKEILNSKLIKPPRKAGAYPESKTVDKSKYCTFHQKHGHTTDECVIAKDLLERLARQGHLDKFIAGRMQKNTTSASDLAAAGPSSKEKDKTPAQPRGIINCISGGYAGGGHTSSARKRTYRAMLAVTDAPKVPRPAEDFPEMTFGSTDFNQTDANYDDPVVISIQLGDLIVRKVHLDPGSSADVLFFTTFEKMKLSNKILQPYHGDLVGFSGERVPVLGSVWLQTTLGEQPLFKTQDIQYLVVDCFSPYNLILGRPFLNKFTAIVSTVHLCVKFPVQDNLVATIHGDLHEARQCYNTSLKPIKRSNMVQVNSIQPDQPSLTEIDPRADFEDRPMPNEDLTKVALTEDPAKYTFIGTSISKEEKESLIKFLRQNADLFAWTSADMPGIDPSVITHKLAINPEARPVSQKKRNLGAEKCLASLAEVKKLIAANFIREIRFTTWLANVVMVKKSNGKWRMCVDFTDLNRACPKDAYPLPCIDTLVDNSCGYSSLSFMDAYSGYNQILMHPSDKDKTAFITEYGNYCYNVMPFGLKNAGATYQRLMNKVFENQIGRNIEVYVDDMVAKTIVGNSHIHDLAEIFGQIRRYNMRLNPEKCAFGVRGGKFLGFILTSRGIEANPEKCQAILDMQSPKMVKEVQRLTGRLAALSRFLPCLAAKSFTFFQCLKKKTKHFEWTEDCESAFQNLKQILSKPPVLQKPRPNEPLCIYLSITDTAISSVLVTETQKGQQPIYFVSKSLQGAELRYPKLEKLTLALVFSSRRLRPYFQGHTIIVRTEQPLRHVLSKPELAGRLIKWAIELSEFDIQYQPRGSVKSQYLADFVAELTQPSMEEQNSDWSLFVDGASNPQGSGAGVLLESPEGIILEHSLRFSFKASNNQAEYEALIAGLRLAIDLHITTLKVYCDSLLIVQQVNQVFQTKDQLLLKYLELVQQLVNGFRKIEISHIPREQNHRADILSKLATTQSHTATLLQSTLEKPSIHVMSTLNSFNETSWQLPYIQYLKEGSLPKEISDKKRFRRQASFFTLMNNTLYRRGYSRPLLKCLDRNEADLALAEAHEGICGIHSGARSLAQKILRAGFYWPSLWEDSRKKVRTCDQCQKHAPIINIPAEQLHQSVVSWPFNQWGIDILGPFPTAPGQLKYLVVAIDYFSKWIEAQPLARITFSQMISFVWKYLICRFGIPRHVVTDNGRQFTDHSFKDFLQKLKINHHFSSVEHPQSNGLAEAANKVVLHALRKKLDNAKGLWAELIPEVLWSYNTTVHTSTKETPFRLVYGSKAMIPLEVSQQSLRALAENHDQARRAELDLIEEIRNTAAIRHQALQQQLNRRHAKRVQPRSFNIGDLVLRKTEAARRPPSHGKLAATWDGPYRILEVLGRGAYRLEHLDGTKIPSSWNVSSLKQYFC; from the coding sequence ATGGCTGACGTTCCTCCCCCGACCCCATCTGAGCTCCTGCGGATGGTGACTGAGCTTCAACAAGCAAATCAACAAATGGCGGAGGAGAACCGAAGAATGCAGGAACAAATTGCCCAATTAGTTACTGATCGGCTGGCGCACAACGATGATCTCCATAACCGAGAGGAAAATCATGAACGTCGGTCAGTCCCGACCCATGTTTCTGAAACACCCCAACAAGAAGAGGAGGAAGCCCACCGAACTGAAAGGTCCCAACCAGAGGCTGAGGAAGAAGAGCGCGACAATTCTGCTGGCCCTTTCACGCCCGAAATTATGAATTTTCAACTTCCCCGACAGTTCACCCTGCCAACAACTCTGACCCCTTACGATGGATTAGGAGACCCAAAGCAGCATATTAAGAAATTCCGATCTATTATGATTGTTAACGGTGCATCCGACCCTATTTTATGTCGTTGTTTTCCATCTTTTTTAGACGGTCCTGCACTTGACTGGTTTTGCTCTTTGCCTGCAGATTCAATATCGCGTTTTCAGGAATTGGCAAAGCAGTTCGAAGACCACTTCGCAGCATCTGCAATATACCTCCACGATTCTGACTATCTGACGACCATCAAGCAAGGCCCACAAGAGAGCCTGAAGGACTATATCACTCGCTTCACAAAGGTCGCCATGAGAATCCCCGACCTTCATCCTGAAGTCCATCTCCACGCAATTAAGAGCGGCCTACGTCCGGGCAAATTTCAGGAGACAATAGCTGTGAGCAAACCAAAAACCTTGGCCGAATTCCGTGAAAAGGCCAAGGGACAGATAGATGTTGAAGAACTTCGGCAGGCCCGCAAAACGGAAAAATCAACTGCGGTTAAGGATGATGATAAGCCCcgagacagtaagaaagcattCAAGCCAGTTCCCCGTTATGAGTCATACACCCAGTTCAACACAAAGAGAGATGACATTATTAAGGAAATACTCAACTCCAAATTAATCAAGCCTCCTCGTAAAGCCGGCGCTTACCCAGAGTCCAAAACTGTTGATAAATCCAAATATTGCACCTTTCATCAGAAACATGGGCACACCACGGATGAGTGCGTGATCGCTAAAGATCTCTTAGAGCGCCTCGCAAGACAAGGACACCTCGACAAGTTTATTGCCGGACGTATGCAGAAGAATACAACCTCGGCTTCCGACCTTGCGGCAGCAGGTCCctcatcaaaagaaaaagataagacaCCAGCCCAACCCAGAGGAATCATCAATTGTATTTCAGGAGGATATGCAGGAGGTGGACATACTAGCTCAGCCCGGAAGAGGACCTATCGAGCCATGTTGGCCGTCACAGATGCCCCTAAAGTTCCTCGGCCGGCCGAAGACTTCCCAGAAATGACTTTCGGCTCAACCGACTTTAATCAGACCGACGCTAATTATGACGATCCAGTGGTAATTTCTATCCAGTTGGGGGATTTAATAGTCCGCAAAGTACATCTCGATCCCGGAAGTAGCGCAGATGTCCTATTCTTCACCACGTTCGAAAAGATGAAACTAAGCAACAAAATTTTGCAACCGTACCATGGAGACTTGGTCGGATTTTCCGGGGAGAGAGTCCCTGTTTTGGGTTCCGTGTGGTTACAAACCACACTCGGTGAGCAACCATTATTTAAGACACAAGACATTCAATATCTTGTTGTCGACTGCTTTAGTCCTTATAATCTCATACTAGGTAGaccatttttaaataaatttacagCAATTGTATCTACAGTTCACCTTTGTGTTAAGTTCCCTGTGCAGGATAATTTAGTAGCAACGATACATGGTGACCTCCATGAAGCACGGCAATGCTATAATACAAGCCTGAAGCCCATAAAAAGGAGCAACATGGTACAAGTCAACTCCATACAACCCGACCAACCAAGTTTGACAGAAATCGACCCAAGAGCCGACTTTGAAGATCGGCCCATGCCAAACGAGGATTTAACAAAGGTGGCCCTGACCGAGGACCCCGCCAAATACACCTTTATCGGGACATCAATCAGCAAGGAGGAGAAAGAATCACTCATAAAGTTTTTGCGACAGAATGCCGACTTGTTTGCCTGGACATCTGCCGATATGCCCGGAATAGACCCATCTGTTATCACCCACAAATTAGCAATTAATCCAGAAGCTCGCCCAGTTtctcaaaagaaaagaaacctCGGAGCAGAAAAATGCCTTGCGTCCCTTGCCGAGGTCAAAAAGCTTATTGCTGCAAATTTCATAAGAGAAATCAGGTTCACAACATGGCTCGCCAATGTTGTTATGGTAAAAAAGAGTAACGGTAAGTGGCGCATGTGCGTCGATTTTACTGACTTAAATAGGGCATGTCCCAAAGATGCTTATCCTTTACCTTGCATTGACACTTTAGTTGACAATTCCTGCGGTTATAGTTCGCTGAgttttatggacgcatactctgGTTATAACCAGATCCTCATGCATCCATCAGACAAAGACAAAACTGCCTTTATAACTGAATATGGTAATTACTGCTATAATGTTATGCCTTTTGGTCTAAAGAATGCAGGTGCAACATATCAGCGattaatgaataaggtcttCGAGAACCAGATAGGTCGGAATATCGAAGTTTATGTGGACGACATGGTGGCAAAGACCATAGTCGGCAACTCTCATATACATGACCTAGCCGAGATTTTCGGGCAGATCCGACGATATAACATGAGACTGAATCCTGAAAAGTGTGCGTTCGGAGTACGCGGAGGAAAATTCCTCGGATTTATTCTTACCAGCCgaggaattgaagcaaatcctGAAAAGTGTCAGGCGATCCTTGATATGCAAAGCCCAAAAATGGTAAAGGAGGTGCAACGGCTCACAGGACGCCTCGCCGCCTTATCCAGATTTCTACCCTGTTTGGCAGCAAAGTCTTTTACCTTTTTCCAAtgtttaaaaaagaaaacaaaacattTTGAATGGACTGAAGACTGTGAATCAgcatttcaaaatttaaaacaaatccTTTCAAAACCACCTGTTTTACAAAAGCCAAGACCTAATGAGCCATTATGTATATACCTGTCTATTACTGATACAGCAATTAGTTCTGTCCTTGTAACAGAAACGCAGAAAGGTCAACAACCGATCTATTTTGTAAGTAAATCACTGCAGGGTGCCGAGCTTCGTTACCCAAAGTTGGAAAAGCTGACGTTGGCCTTAGTCTTCTCCTCAAGACGACTCCGACCATATTTCCAGGGGCACACTATCATCGTCAGGACCGAACAACCCCTTCGGCACGTCCTCTCAAAGCCGGAATTAGCAGGCAGACTTATCAAATGGGCAATTGAACTTTCTGAATTTGATATCCAATACCAACCAAGAGGATCCGTCAAATCCCAATACTTAGCAGATTTCGTTGCAGAGCTTACCCAACCAAGTATGGAAGAACAGAACTCGGACTGGAGCCTGTTTGTGGATGGAGCCTCAAACCCCCAAGGGTCAGGTGCAGGAGTATTACTCGAAAGTCCTGAAGGTATCATCCTCGAACATTCTCTCCGATTCTCCTTTAAAGCTAGTAATAACCAAGCCGAGTACGAAGCCCTCATCGCCGGACTCAGGTTAGCAATTGATTTACACATTACCACCTTAAAGGTTTATTGCGATTCTCTATTAATAGTCCAACAGGTTAATCAGGTCTTTCAAACTAAAGATCAGCTTTTATTGAAATACTTAGAGCTTGTACAGCAGTTGGTAAATGGCTTTCGAAAAATCGAAATTTCCCACATTCCTAGAGAACAAAATCATAGGGCTGACATTTTATCAAAACTAGCTACTACACAGTCACACACGGCAACATTATTACAGTCAACTTTAGAGAAGCCGAGCATACATGTCATGAGCACTTTAAACTCTTTCAATGAAACAAGTTGGCAACTACCTTACATACAGTATTTAAAAGAGGGTTCTCTTCCGAAAGAGATCtcagataagaaaagatttcgACGACAAGCTTCTTTCTTCACGTTAATGAATAACACTCTGTATAGGCGGGGATACTCCCGACCACTTTTGAAATGTTTGGACAGGAATGAGGCCGATCTTGCGTTAGCCGAAGCTCATGAAGGAATATGTGGCATACACTCGGGGGCAAGAAGCCTGGCACAGAAAATACTTCGAGCCGGTTTTTACTGGCCGAGTCTGTGGGAGGACAGCAGAAAGAAGGTCAGAACTTGTGACCAGTGTCAAAAGCACGCACCGATCATTAACATCCCAGCCGAGCAGCTTCACCAGTCTGTAGTAAGCTGGCCATTTAACCAGTGGGGGATTGACATCCTCGGCCCGTTTCCTACCGCACCCGGGCAGTTGAAATATTTGGTCGTGGCTATTGATTACTTCAGCAAATGGATTGAAGCACAACCCTTGGCAAGAATCACATTCTCCCAGATGATATCCTTTGTTTGGAAATATCTCATATGCAGATTCGGAATTCCCCGGCATGTTGTCACCGACAATGGTCGGCAATTTACCGATCATAGTTTTAAAGACTTTTTACAGAAGCTGAAGATAAATCACCACTTTTCATCGGTGGAACACCCACAATCTAATGGCTTAGCTGAAGCCGCCAATAAGGTCGTCCTGCACGCTTTAAGGAAAAAGCTCGACAACGCCAAAGGGCTCTGGGCCGAGCTGATCCCAGAGGTATTATGGTCATACAATACTACCGTACATACATCAACCAAAGAAACCCCTTTTAGGTTGGTCTATGGATCCAAGGCTATGATTCCCTTAGAAGTTTCACAACAATCCTTAAGAGCCCTAGCTGAAAATCATGATCAAGCTCGCCGAGCAGAACTTGACTTAATCGAAGAAATTAGGAACACAGCAGCCATTCGTCACCAGGCTCTACAGCAACAACTAAATCGAAGACATGCCAAACGAGTTCAACCAAGGTCCTTCAATATCGGAGATCTGGTCCTGAGGAAAACTGAAGCGGCTCGCCGACCACCCTCCCATGGAAAACTTGCAGCAACATGGGACGGACCCTACCGTATACTCGAAGTCCTCGGCAGAGGAGCTTACAGACTAGAACATTTGGATGGCACTAAGATTCCGAGTTCATGGAATGTTAGCTCTTTGAAGCAATATTTCTGTTAA